In one window of Hymenobacter nivis DNA:
- a CDS encoding amidohydrolase family protein, with amino-acid sequence MGQQTAQTLRNHAYLTTRGIFTRSLLDAALATFGSDRILFSADYPYVPNAPSRAFLNGLQIAPADSDKLAYGDADMMLKLV; translated from the coding sequence TTGGGCCAACAAACTGCCCAAACCCTGCGCAACCACGCGTACCTCACCACCCGCGGTATTTTCACCCGCTCGCTGCTCGACGCCGCCCTGGCCACCTTCGGCAGCGACCGCATCCTGTTTTCCGCCGATTACCCCTACGTCCCCAACGCTCCCAGCAGAGCCTTCCTTAACGGCCTGCAAATAGCCCCGGCCGACTCAGACAAGTTGGCTTATGGAGATGCGGACATGATGTTGAAATTGGTGTAG
- the accC gene encoding acetyl-CoA carboxylase biotin carboxylase subunit, producing MKKITKLLVANRGEIALRVLRSAKEMGLQTVAIYSEADRQALHVRYADEAMCVGPPPSKDSYLRGDKIIEICLALGVDAIHPGYGFLSENAGFARAVRAAGLIFVGPSPEAMELMGSKLAAKAAVADFDIPLVPGTEEAITDVPAAQAIAAQVGFPILIKASAGGGGKGMRVVNHADEFVEQMQLAVSEATSAFGDGAVFIEKYIGSPRHIEIQVLGDEHGNIVHLFERECSIQRRHQKVIEEAPSSVLTPELRAQMGRAAVDVARACNYTGAGTVEFLLDENHKFYFLEMNTRLQVEHPVTEQITGLDLVKEQIRIAEGQPLPFRQEDLTIQGHALELRVYAEDPQNNFLPDIGTLTTYVRPQGPGVRVDDGFEQGMEIPIYYDPMIAKLVTFGADRAEAIARMLRAIEEYQITGIETTLGFGAYVLRHPAFVSGNFDTNFIRDHFPAGALTPPAPDEATAQVAAALVALLLETKQPQAPAAADTAGAPAASGWRRNRLGVR from the coding sequence ATGAAAAAAATTACCAAACTGCTCGTCGCCAACCGGGGCGAAATTGCCCTGCGCGTGCTGCGCTCGGCTAAAGAAATGGGCCTCCAGACGGTCGCCATCTACTCCGAGGCCGACCGCCAGGCCCTGCACGTGCGCTACGCCGACGAGGCCATGTGCGTGGGGCCCCCGCCCTCCAAAGACAGCTACCTGCGCGGCGACAAAATCATCGAAATCTGCTTGGCGCTGGGCGTTGATGCCATCCACCCCGGCTACGGCTTCCTGAGCGAGAACGCCGGCTTTGCCCGCGCCGTGCGCGCGGCCGGCCTCATCTTCGTGGGGCCCTCGCCCGAGGCCATGGAGCTGATGGGCAGCAAGCTGGCCGCCAAGGCCGCCGTGGCCGATTTCGACATTCCACTGGTGCCGGGCACCGAGGAAGCCATCACCGACGTGCCCGCCGCCCAGGCCATTGCTGCGCAGGTGGGCTTCCCGATTCTCATCAAGGCCTCGGCCGGCGGCGGCGGCAAGGGCATGCGCGTGGTGAACCACGCCGACGAGTTTGTGGAGCAAATGCAGCTGGCCGTGTCGGAGGCCACCTCGGCGTTTGGCGACGGGGCGGTGTTCATTGAGAAGTACATCGGCTCGCCGCGCCACATTGAAATCCAGGTGCTCGGCGACGAGCACGGCAATATTGTGCACCTGTTCGAGCGCGAGTGCAGCATCCAGCGCCGCCACCAAAAGGTGATTGAGGAGGCGCCGTCGTCGGTGCTCACGCCCGAATTGCGCGCCCAGATGGGCCGCGCGGCCGTGGACGTGGCCCGCGCCTGCAACTACACCGGGGCCGGCACGGTAGAGTTTTTGCTCGACGAAAACCACAAGTTTTACTTCCTGGAGATGAACACGCGCCTCCAGGTGGAGCACCCCGTGACGGAGCAAATCACGGGCCTCGACCTGGTGAAGGAGCAAATCCGCATCGCCGAGGGCCAGCCCCTGCCCTTTCGCCAGGAGGACCTGACCATCCAGGGCCACGCCCTGGAGCTGCGCGTGTACGCCGAAGATCCGCAGAACAACTTCCTGCCCGACATCGGCACCCTCACCACCTACGTGCGCCCCCAGGGCCCCGGCGTGCGCGTGGACGACGGCTTCGAGCAGGGCATGGAAATCCCGATTTACTACGACCCGATGATTGCCAAGCTGGTGACCTTCGGGGCCGACCGCGCCGAGGCCATCGCCCGGATGCTGCGCGCCATTGAGGAGTATCAGATTACGGGCATCGAAACCACGCTGGGCTTCGGGGCATACGTGCTGCGCCACCCCGCCTTCGTGAGCGGCAACTTCGACACTAACTTCATCCGCGACCATTTCCCTGCCGGGGCCCTCACGCCGCCCGCCCCCGACGAGGCCACCGCCCAGGTAGCCGCCGCCCTAGTGGCCCTGCTACTCGAAACCAAGCAGCCCCAGGCCCCCGCCGCTGCCGATACCGCAGGGGCCCCAGCCGCCTCGGGCTGGCGGCGCAACCGGCTCGGCGTGCGGTAA
- the gpmA gene encoding 2,3-diphosphoglycerate-dependent phosphoglycerate mutase, with amino-acid sequence MEKLVLLRHGESVWNQENRFTGWTDVDLTETGRQQAVLAGQLLKANGYAFDMGFTSVLKRAIKTLNITLEEMDQLWVPVQKSWRLNERFYGALQGLNKAETALQYGADQVQQWRRDPHAHPPAITPDDPRFPGHDLRYQHLTDRELPLTENLAETMARVMPFWTEKIMGALHRNQKVIVCAHGNSLRALVQYIDHLSDEEVTNLDIPTGVPLVYELDDNLDRIRHYYLE; translated from the coding sequence ATGGAAAAACTCGTGTTGCTGCGCCACGGCGAAAGCGTCTGGAACCAGGAAAACCGCTTCACCGGCTGGACCGACGTGGACCTGACGGAAACCGGCCGCCAGCAAGCCGTGCTGGCCGGCCAGCTGCTGAAAGCCAATGGCTATGCGTTTGATATGGGCTTCACGTCGGTGCTGAAGCGGGCCATAAAAACGCTCAACATCACGCTCGAAGAAATGGACCAGCTCTGGGTGCCGGTGCAGAAGTCATGGCGCCTGAACGAACGATTCTACGGGGCCCTACAAGGCCTCAACAAGGCCGAAACCGCCCTCCAGTACGGCGCCGATCAGGTGCAACAGTGGCGCCGCGACCCCCACGCGCACCCGCCGGCCATCACCCCCGACGACCCGCGCTTCCCCGGCCACGACCTGCGCTACCAGCACCTCACCGACCGCGAGCTGCCCCTGACGGAGAACTTGGCCGAGACGATGGCGCGCGTAATGCCGTTCTGGACCGAGAAAATAATGGGGGCCCTGCACCGCAACCAAAAGGTAATTGTGTGCGCCCACGGCAACAGTCTGCGCGCCCTGGTGCAGTACATCGACCACCTCTCGGACGAGGAAGTGACCAACCTGGACATCCCCACCGGCGTGCCGCTCGTGTATGAGCTAGACGATAACCTGGACCGGATTCGGCACTATTATTTGGAATAG
- a CDS encoding aminotransferase class I/II-fold pyridoxal phosphate-dependent enzyme, with amino-acid sequence MDIFDRISANRGPLGSHSHYAHGYFAFPKLEGEIKPRMMFRGKEVLTWSLNNYLGLANHPEVRRIDGEAAAAWGMGYPMGARIMSGNTSYHEQLESELADFMSKPDALLLNFGYQGILSTIDSLVTRHDAIVYDAESHACIIDGVRLHQGKRFVYPHNDIANLEKQLQRATRLTQETGGGILVITEGVFGMSGNMGKLREIVALKEKYSFRFLVDDAHGFGTMGATGAGTAEELGVIDSVDIIFSTFAKSMASIGAFVAGNESVIEYLRYNMRSQIFAKSLPMPLVIGALKRLELLRTQPELKENLWNVVHALQSGLREKGFNLGTTESPVTPVLLAGEISDATALTFDLRENHGIFCSIVVYPVVPKGVIMLRLIPTATHTLADVQETIVAFEAMAAKLDKGLYSKAMTPAQIA; translated from the coding sequence GTGGATATTTTCGACCGGATTTCGGCCAATCGTGGCCCGTTGGGTTCGCATTCACACTACGCCCATGGCTATTTTGCCTTTCCTAAGCTGGAAGGTGAAATCAAGCCCCGCATGATGTTTCGTGGTAAAGAAGTGCTAACCTGGAGCCTCAATAATTATTTGGGCCTAGCCAACCACCCCGAAGTGCGCCGTATAGACGGCGAAGCGGCCGCGGCCTGGGGCATGGGGTATCCCATGGGCGCGCGCATCATGAGCGGTAACACGAGCTACCACGAGCAGTTGGAAAGCGAGTTGGCTGATTTCATGAGTAAGCCCGATGCCTTGCTGCTGAATTTTGGCTATCAGGGGATTCTCAGTACGATTGATTCGCTGGTGACCCGCCACGACGCCATCGTATACGATGCCGAGTCGCATGCCTGCATCATCGATGGCGTGCGCCTGCACCAGGGCAAGCGTTTCGTGTACCCGCACAACGACATTGCCAACCTCGAAAAGCAGCTGCAGCGCGCCACCCGCCTCACGCAGGAAACCGGCGGTGGCATTCTCGTCATCACGGAGGGTGTGTTCGGAATGTCGGGCAACATGGGTAAGTTGCGCGAAATTGTGGCGCTTAAGGAGAAATACTCGTTTCGGTTCCTCGTCGACGATGCTCATGGTTTTGGCACAATGGGAGCTACCGGAGCGGGTACGGCCGAGGAATTGGGCGTTATTGACAGCGTGGACATAATTTTTTCCACCTTCGCCAAGAGTATGGCCAGCATCGGCGCGTTCGTGGCCGGGAATGAAAGCGTGATTGAATATTTGCGCTATAACATGCGGAGTCAGATTTTCGCCAAATCGCTGCCCATGCCACTCGTTATCGGCGCACTAAAGCGGTTAGAATTGCTGCGCACCCAGCCCGAGCTCAAGGAAAACCTGTGGAACGTGGTGCACGCCCTGCAGAGTGGCCTGCGTGAAAAAGGCTTCAACCTCGGTACTACCGAATCGCCGGTGACTCCCGTGCTACTGGCTGGTGAAATCTCCGACGCTACGGCCCTAACCTTTGATTTACGCGAGAACCACGGTATTTTCTGTTCCATTGTGGTGTATCCGGTGGTGCCCAAGGGCGTGATTATGCTACGCCTCATCCCCACGGCTACGCACACGCTGGCCGACGTGCAGGAAACGATTGTGGCCTTCGAGGCCATGGCCGCCAAGCTGGATAAGGGGCTTTACAGCAAAGCCATGACCCCGGCCCAAATAGCCTAA